The genomic region AGCCGCCGAGCGGATCCGCCTTCTGGGCGGTGCCGGTCTTGCCGGCGGCGCGCCAGCCGGCGAGCCGCGCCTTCTTGCCGGTGCCCTCGACGACCACGCCCTCCAGGAAGCGGGCCATGGTGCGGGCGGTCTGCGGCGACACCGCCCGGCGCACCGGGGTGGGGGTGGCGTGGAGCAGCTCGGTCCCGTCGGCCGGATCGACCACCCGCCGCACCAGCCAGGGCCGGAGCAGCAGGCCGTCGTTGGCGATCGCCGCCATGGCGGCGGTGATCTGCAGCGCGCTCGCGGTGACCCCCTGGCCGAAGCTCATGGTGGCGAGCGAGATGTCGGCGCGCGGCGCGTTGACGGTGCCGCGCGCCTCGGCCTGCACCCCGACCTCGGTGGGCGCGCCGAAGCCGAAGGCGAGGTAGGTGCGGTAGAGCTTCTCGCGCCCCAGGCGCGCGGCGATCTTGCCGGCGCCGACGTTGCTCGACTCGGCCAGGATCCTGGCCGGCGTCACCCAGCCGAGCCCGTGGTGGTCGTGGATGGTGTGGCGCCCGACGCGCCAGGCCCCGTTCTCGCAGAAGATCGAGTCCTCGGGGCCCACGGCCCGCTCCTCCAGGGCGCCCGCCACCGAGAACACCTTGAAGGTGGAGCCCGGCTCGAAGGCGTCCTGCACCGCGTGGTTCCGGAGCTCGGCCGGGTGGCGCACCGCGTTCGGGTTCGCGAGCGGCGCGTTGGCCAGCGCCAGGATCTCGCCGGTGTGGGGATCGAGGGCGACCGCCATGCCGGCCCTGGCCCGCGCGCCCTGGACGGCGGCCGCGAGCGACTGCTCGGCGGCGTGCTGCAGCCCCTGGTCGAGGGTGAGCTCGACGCGGGCGCCCTCGCGGACCCGGCCGGCGCCGCCGCGCTCGGGGTAGAGGGCGCGGGCCCGGCCGTCGCGCAGGGAGTCGAGCCGCACCGCCTCGCCCTGCAGGTCGTCGTCGAGCGAGAGCTCCACGCCCTCGAGCCCCTCGCCGTCGTCGCCCACCACGCCGAGCACCTGGCCGGCGAGCTCGCCCCGCGGGTAGGTGCGCTTGTACTCCTGCACGAAGTGCACGCCCGGGATCCCGAGCGCCTTCACCGCGGCCGACTCGGCCGGGGTGACGCGCCGCTTGGCCCAGGCGAACCGGCGCGAGACGGCGATGCGGCGCAAGAGCGGGCCCGGGTCCACCCCCAGCGTCCGCGCCAGCCGGGCGACGGCCGGGCCGCGGGCCGGATCGGGGGGCAGGTCCTTCGGGTCCACGAAGACCGAGTCGGCCTGCACGTCGGCCGCGAGCGCGGCGCCGTTCCGGTCGGTGATCACGCCGCGGCGCGGCTTGAGCTCGATGGGCCGGACGTACTGGTCGCGGGCCATGCCGCCGAGGTGGTCCTTCTGCACCACCTGGAGCTGCACCGCCCGCACCGCGACGGTGACGAGGCCGGCCGCGAGCGCGGCCGCCACGATCCACATGCGGAAGGCGACGCCCTTCGCCGCCTGCGCGTCCACGCCGGGCCTCAAGAGGCTACCCTGCGCTCGCGACCTTGAAGACAGCTGGCTCCGCCGGCGCGGGATGCCCGGTCCGCTCGCGCCCCTGCTGCTTGCGAGAGGAGAGGGTCCCCTTGTCCGCCGCCACACCGCCCGCCCGTTCCGCCACCACCACCCGCCCGACCTCGGTGCCCGCCATCACCGTTCCCGGCGCCGGCGGAGCCATGCCCAGCTGCGCGCGGGCGAAGCGCTCGAGGCGCCCCGGCGCGCGCAAACGCGCGACCTCCATCTGCAACCTGCCGTGCTCGTCCTCCAGCCGCTGGTGCTCGCCCTCGAGGCGCGCCAGCTCGTAGCCGGAGGTGATCACCTGCGTGTGGCTCCAGATGCGGAACAGGGCCACCGCGGAGAAGAGCGCCACCCAGGCGGCGCAACGCACCACGCGGCCCCCCTGGCCGCAGACACCGGGATCCGCGCTCATCGCAGCCTCTCCACGGCGCGCAGCCTGGCGCTGCGCGACCTCGGGTTCGCAGCCACCTCGTCCTCGGAAGCCTTGACCGCCTTGCGCGTGACCGCCCGGAAGGCCGGATCGGCGCCACAGGCGCACACCGGGAGGCCGGGCGGGCAGGTGCAGCCGCGGGTGAGCTCGCGGAAGCGCTCCTTCACCATCCGGTCCTCGAGGGAGTGGAAGCTGATCACGGCGGCCCGGCCGCCCACGGCGAGCGTGGCGGGGAGGGCGCCGAGCCAGGCCGCGAGCGCGCCGAGCTCGTCGTTGACGGCGATGCGGAGCGCCTGGAAGGTGCGGGTGGCCGGGTGGATGCGCTTCGGCCAGGCCTTGCGCGGGACGGCGCGGGCCACCACCTCGGCGAGCCCGGCGGTGTCGAGCCGGTCGCCGGCGGCGACGGCGCGCTTCACGGCCCGGGCGATGGGGCGCGCGAACGGCTCCTCGCCGTACTCGCGCAGGATGCGGGCCAGCTCGGCCTCGTCGATGCGCGCGAGGAGGTCGGCCACCGTCTCGCCCTCCTGCCCCATGCGCATGTCGAGCGGGCCGGGGCGGGAGAAGGAGAAGCCGCGCTCCGCCTCGTCGAGCTGCGGCGAGGAGACGCCCAGGTCCACGAGGGCGCCGTCCACCCCGCCGATGCCGAGGGCGTCGAGCACGTTGCGGGCGTCGCGGAAGTCGCCGCGGACCGCCCGGAAGGCCTCGCCGTAGCGCGCCAGCCGGGCGCGGGCCGCCGCCAGGGCGGCCGGATCCTTGTCCACGCCGATCACGCGCGCACCCCGGGAGAGGAGGAGCTCGGAGTGGCCGCCGCCGCCGAGCGTCCCGTCGAGGATGAGCTTCCCCGGGGCCGGCGCGAGCAGCTCGACCGTCTCGTTGGCGAGGACCGTGACATGGTGGAACTCCGCGCTCACGCCGCCCGGAGGGCCTCCTCCAGGTTGCCGTACAGCTCCACGAAGCCGCCGGCGCCGCCGGCGTAGACGAGGTCGCGGACGTAGCGGCTCGCGCCCGCGGCCCGCAGGCCGGGGATCGACTTGAGCAGCGCCGCGCCGGCGTAGTGCAGGTGGGTGACCCGCTTCATGTCGATGACCACCATGCGGCCGCCCTCGCGGACCACGGTGGCGAGCCGGGCGATGGCCTCGAGCTCCTCGCGCGAGAGCTCGCCGATGCCGCGGATGATGGTGACGCCGTCCTGATGCCGTGCCTCGTACATGCCCGTCCCTCCTCACGCACCCGTGCTGAACGCGCCCGCGAACAGGTCGATGACCTCGTCGGGGGCGAGCTGCTTCGACATCTCCGCCTCGTACCGCGCCTTGTCCCAGAGCTGGATGGTGTGGACCATCCCGACCCAGACCACGTCCTTCTGGAGCCCGCCGTGCTGCCGCAGCGCCGGCGGGACCAGCACGCGGCCGTGCACGTCGAGCTCGACCTCGTGCTGCGCCGAGTAGAAGCGGAGCAGGTTCGCCTGCTGGACCCGGTTCATCGGGGAGAAGGTGGCGATCTTCTCCTCGACCTTCTTCCAGGCGCTCCTCGGCCAGGCGGCGATGCAGGCGCTGTGGGCGTCGCGGGTGAGCACGATGCTCGCCTCGCCGGCCTGGGCGAGCTGCTCGCGCAGCTTCACCGGCAGGCTCGTGCGGCCCTTGGCGTCGATCGTGTGCTCGTAGGTTCCGCTGAACAAGGCGCGCCGCCTCTGGATGCCGCTGGGATCCGCTTTTTGACACCATTTCCCACCGGCACGCTCGGATCTACGGAGATCGGCGGGGGTTGTCAACAAGCCCCGGTTATTCAAGGACTTGGATCTGCTCGGAAGATCAGTGACCCCCGGGGTCGGATCGGCCAGCGCTGGGGGTGCGCGGACACCTACACGCAAGCCGTGGGGGGATCGCGTCCTGATCGCGCGATCGGTGGGAATCGCGCCCGTCGCGCCGCTCCGGCCCTCCTGACCGGTTGCGCCGCCGCGGTCCGCCGGATCATGTTCCAGCCGATTCCCCAATCAGGCGAGGTCGGCGTGGGCACACTCCAGGGCAGGACCCTCTTCATCACCGGCGCGAGCCGCGGCATCGGCAAGGCCATCGCCGTCGCCGCCGCGCGCCAGGGCGCCAACGTCGCGATCGCGGCCAAGACGGTGGAGCCGCACGCGAAGCTGCCTGGCACCATCTTCAGCGCCGCCGAGGAGGTGGAGGCGGCGGGCGGGAAGGCGCTCGCGCTGCAGGTGGACGTGCGCAGCGAGGAGCAGATCGCGCGCGCCATGGCCGAGGCGGCCGAGCGCTTCGGCGGGATCGACGCGCTCGTGAACAACGCGAGCGCCATCTTCCTCGCCGGCACGGTCGAGACGCCGATGAAGCGCTTCGACCTCATGCACCAGGTGAACGTCCGCGCCACCTACGCCTGCACGCAGGCGGCCATCCCCTACCTGGCGAGGTCGGGGAACCCCCACATCCTCAACCTCTCGCCGCCGCTCGACCTCTCGCCGCGCTGGTTCGCGAGCCACGTCGCCTACACGATGAGCAAGTACGGCATGAGCCTGTGCGTGCTCGGGATGGCCGAGGAGCTCCGGCCCCAGGGCATCGCCGTGAACGCG from Anaeromyxobacter paludicola harbors:
- a CDS encoding penicillin-binding protein, giving the protein MRPGVDAQAAKGVAFRMWIVAAALAAGLVTVAVRAVQLQVVQKDHLGGMARDQYVRPIELKPRRGVITDRNGAALAADVQADSVFVDPKDLPPDPARGPAVARLARTLGVDPGPLLRRIAVSRRFAWAKRRVTPAESAAVKALGIPGVHFVQEYKRTYPRGELAGQVLGVVGDDGEGLEGVELSLDDDLQGEAVRLDSLRDGRARALYPERGGAGRVREGARVELTLDQGLQHAAEQSLAAAVQGARARAGMAVALDPHTGEILALANAPLANPNAVRHPAELRNHAVQDAFEPGSTFKVFSVAGALEERAVGPEDSIFCENGAWRVGRHTIHDHHGLGWVTPARILAESSNVGAGKIAARLGREKLYRTYLAFGFGAPTEVGVQAEARGTVNAPRADISLATMSFGQGVTASALQITAAMAAIANDGLLLRPWLVRRVVDPADGTELLHATPTPVRRAVSPQTARTMARFLEGVVVEGTGKKARLAGWRAAGKTGTAQKADPLGGYSADKRFSSFVGFAPAEAPRVVIGVFIDEPKGDVYGGDVAAPVFKALAETALQSMGVPPSAQLPAVAKAGAPSRATPVEPEPDFPVVESAAQEAERARRAEQGGVAVPALAGLPARAALRALEQAELMGELAGSGRVESQFPRPGEVVDRGTRVRLHLAPPG
- the ftsL gene encoding cell division protein FtsL, whose translation is MSADPGVCGQGGRVVRCAAWVALFSAVALFRIWSHTQVITSGYELARLEGEHQRLEDEHGRLQMEVARLRAPGRLERFARAQLGMAPPAPGTVMAGTEVGRVVVAERAGGVAADKGTLSSRKQQGRERTGHPAPAEPAVFKVASAG
- the rsmH gene encoding 16S rRNA (cytosine(1402)-N(4))-methyltransferase RsmH — protein: MSAEFHHVTVLANETVELLAPAPGKLILDGTLGGGGHSELLLSRGARVIGVDKDPAALAAARARLARYGEAFRAVRGDFRDARNVLDALGIGGVDGALVDLGVSSPQLDEAERGFSFSRPGPLDMRMGQEGETVADLLARIDEAELARILREYGEEPFARPIARAVKRAVAAGDRLDTAGLAEVVARAVPRKAWPKRIHPATRTFQALRIAVNDELGALAAWLGALPATLAVGGRAAVISFHSLEDRMVKERFRELTRGCTCPPGLPVCACGADPAFRAVTRKAVKASEDEVAANPRSRSARLRAVERLR
- a CDS encoding STAS domain-containing protein; this encodes MYEARHQDGVTIIRGIGELSREELEAIARLATVVREGGRMVVIDMKRVTHLHYAGAALLKSIPGLRAAGASRYVRDLVYAGGAGGFVELYGNLEEALRAA
- the mraZ gene encoding division/cell wall cluster transcriptional repressor MraZ, with amino-acid sequence MFSGTYEHTIDAKGRTSLPVKLREQLAQAGEASIVLTRDAHSACIAAWPRSAWKKVEEKIATFSPMNRVQQANLLRFYSAQHEVELDVHGRVLVPPALRQHGGLQKDVVWVGMVHTIQLWDKARYEAEMSKQLAPDEVIDLFAGAFSTGA
- a CDS encoding SDR family oxidoreductase; translation: MGTLQGRTLFITGASRGIGKAIAVAAARQGANVAIAAKTVEPHAKLPGTIFSAAEEVEAAGGKALALQVDVRSEEQIARAMAEAAERFGGIDALVNNASAIFLAGTVETPMKRFDLMHQVNVRATYACTQAAIPYLARSGNPHILNLSPPLDLSPRWFASHVAYTMSKYGMSLCVLGMAEELRPQGIAVNALWPRTTIATAAVVNLLGGEEMAAHSRKPEIVGDAAVAILAREARACTGNFFIDDEVLRAEGVTDLDRYAVTPGAELYPDLFLDPEKAP